The genomic window AATGCGCACGATACAAAGAACTAAATCCCTAAAAAGTACAAAAACGTAAGAAACTAACAAAGTAAAAAAGTAAAGTACAAAAATACAAAAACTTAGAACAGAAGACTCTTCCTGAGGGAGGAGTCTTTTTTGAGAAGAGGAGGCGTTAAAAAGATCTAAGTCTATACAATGTATGTAATATCTATCATTTTCAAATCTTATTGATGGTATCTTTTATCCGCACTAGACAATATTTTCTTTTCTTACTATACTTACACTTAGTATAAAAGTGTTACTAAAAAAATAATAAAAAACGTATGCAGAAAAATAAACTTTTAATAGGAATCCTCATTATTTCTCTCACAGGAGGTATTTTAGTTGTTTTGGGAGTATTTTTCCCAAAAAATGAAAATCAACAAACAGAAATGATACAAGGAAAACCAACTGAAACAAAAAAAGAAATAACACAAAAAGAATCAAAAGCTGTTTCAGATACTTCCATGAAAAAAGAAGATGATGGTGTATCAAAACTTTCTGGAATGATTGTAGAACTTTCTCAATTTCCAGAGACTCAAGATGTGCAAATTGTTTTGTCTGTTTTGAGTGATTCCGGTACCCAAGAAGAATATAAATTCTTTCTTTCTAAAGGAAAAACTTTAGGAATCGAGAATGCTAAAATTGAAAACAAAGTAACCCTTTCCTTTCAAGGAGATCCTTCTTCTACGAGTTATGTCGTAGCAGATGCGATTACTCTTATGGAAAAGTAAAGAAGAATAAAAGGTATTTATAAAAGAAGCTTACAAAATCTCCTCCTTAAAAGAGGGGATTTTTGTATTATTTAAAAAAAGAAAAAGAGACTTCGAAAGATAGATTGTTGTGGGAATGTGTTTGAGTAGTTATAAAATATTTTTTAGAATGTGGTATACTGGGCATCTATGATATGGGAAATACAACCGTTCCACAGACAAGCACAGATTTTTGCCAAAGAACTTAATCTTGATGAGTTATTAGCACATCTCCTTTTAGCAAGAGGAATAGACTCGATACAAAAGGCAAATGATTTTTTGACTCCTGATTATGAAAAACATCTTCATGATCCTTTTTTATTTCCCGATCTCGCATCTATTGTAAGAAGAATAGAAAAGGCCATAAAGAAAAAAGAAAAAATAGGAGTGTTTGGTGACTATGATGCGGATGGCGTAACGGGAAGCGCTGTTCTTCGTGAAGCATTGGAAGGTCTAGGCTTGGAAATAGTTGTTCATATTCCAGATAAACACAAAGAAGGACATGGTTTAAGTTATGAAGGAATACAAGTTTTTGAAGAAGCGGGAATAAAACTTTTTTTTACCGTTGATTGTGGTATTACCAATAAAGATGAAATCGCTTTTGCTAAGAAAAAAGGATTAGATTGTATTGTTGTGGACCATCATCATGTTCCAGAAATTATGCCAGATGCTTTGGCTATAATTAATCCAAAAATTCCTCATTGTGGATATCCTTTTAATGGACTTTGCGGAGCAGGAACGGCCTTTAAAGTGGCGCAGGGACTTTATCAAAAACTTGCTCCAGAAAAGGAGGATCAATTGAAATGGCTTCTTGATATTGTGGCTATAGGGACTGTCGCTGACTGTATGCCGATTATTGATGAAAATAGAATTTTTGTTCGATACGGTTCTGTTGTTCTTGCTAAAACTCGTCGAGTTGGACTTCGTGAGTTGTACACTGCAGGAAGAATACCTATAAATGATTCTAAACATCCTGATGCTATGATGATAGCTTTTCAGATTGCACCAAGGATTAACGCTGCTGGACGCATGGCTCATGCACGTCTTGCTCATGATCTTTTAGTGGAAACTAATAAAGAAAGAGCTTATTCTTTAGCACAAGAATTGGAAAATCATAATACCCAAAGGAAAAAATTGAGTGATAGAATTGTTAAAGATGTGCGTCAAAGAGCTAAGAATGAATTTGAAAAGAGGAATACTATTGTTGTTGCAGATAAAGAATATCCTTTGGGTATTGTGGGTTTGATCGCTGGGAAAATAGCCGAAGAATTCTCAAAACCCACAATAGTACTTGCAGAAAAGGAAGATGAAGATGTATATCAAGGTTCTCTTCGGAGCTCTCAAGGGGTGAATCTTATGACGGTATTGGAAGAATGTTCGCATTTTTTGGAAAAATATGGAGGTCATGCTCAAGCTGCAGGACTTACTGTGAAAAAGGAAAATTTTAAAGTTTTTTCAGATCATTTTGAATTTGTGGTTACGAAAGAATTAGGAAAAGGAGAAAAATATGAAGAAAGGCTTATAGATGCTGAAATATTTTCTCAGCATATAACTTTGGAATTTTTAAAATATTTACATCAATTTTCACCTTTTGGAGAAGGGAATCCTGAGCCAATATTTTTTATTCGAGATGTTCTTATTTCTGATGTTCGATTTTTGGGAAATAGCAATCAACACCTTAAATTAAAGATTCGTTTAGAAGGGGAGGCTTCTTGGCAAATAATTGATGCTATAGGATTTTCTCTTGGCGAGAAATTTTCGGATATTTCTGTGGGAGAAAAAATTCATCTTGTAGGAAGGCTTCGAGAAAATGAATGGAATGGGAAAATTTCAGTACAAATAACCATAGAGGACATTCGTCGATCAAATCAAGATGATACGAAATATTGAAATAAAAATATCGGTTTGCTCTTGTTTTTAGCAAGGAGTATACTAAGAGAATATGGAATACCAAAAAATATATATGTACACTGACGGGGCTTCTCGTGGAAATCCAGGACCAGCGTCTATTGGCGTTCATATTGAAACTTTAGAAAAGGATTATGGCGAATATATAGGGGAAACCACAAATAATGATGCAGAATACCAAGCGCTTATTTTTGGTCTTAAGAAAATAAAAGCTCTTATAGGGAAAGAAAAAGCAAAAAAAATAGCAGTAGAATGTTTATTAGATAGTGAATTAGTAGTGAAACAACTTAATCATAAATATAAAATATTACACGAAACTACACGAAAACATTTTCTGGAAATATGGAATCTTATGTTGGATTTTTCTGAAGTAAGATTTACGCATATATTTCGAGAAAAGAATACTATTGCGGATGCTCTTGCTAATAAAGCTTTAGATGAAAGAAATAAACAGACATTATTTTTGTAAAAATACATATGAAAAAGATATTGATGTCCAAATGGTTTTGGTTCTTGGTTTTTCTTGGAGGAGGTGGCTATTGGTGGTGGGCGAGTAATCAAGAAAAAGTTCCTGAATACGAAACCGTGACAGTAGGAAGGACAACTATAACGGAAATTATTGACCTTACGGGAGCTGTGGAGCCTGTTTCTTATGCTGATACCTCTTTTGAAATAAGTGGCCAGGTGGAAAGCGTTTCTGTTAAAATCGGAGATACGGTAAAAGAAGGGCAGATATTAGCACGCCTTGAGGGGGCGCAATATTATGCTTCACTTTCTCAAGCTGAAACAGCAGCGAGAATCGCTGAAACTGACGAGCGTCTTGCTCGAACGAGAGAATTAACAGCGGGAAGAAAGTGGGATGAATTAAAACCAGAAGAACGAGAAGTCATAAAATTAAGATCTCAGCAAGCCAGACAAAATGCATCGATTGCAGCTGCTCAACTTAAAAAAATTTACTTACGATCTCCTATGGAGGGAATTGTAACAAAATTTGATTTGAAAGTTGGAGAATTTACGGGAGTAGGATCTTCCTCAGTGCGAATTACTTCGGGAAAAGATTTTCGTATTATAGCTGATATTTCGGAATCTGATATTGTACAGCTTGCAGTAGGCCAGGAAGGAACTGCAAAATTTGATTCTTTAGATGTGCGTGAAAAACAAGGCGTTGTTGTTCGGGAGATTGAACCAGAGGCCAAAATAATTCAGGGTGTAGTTTATTATACGGTTCATTTTGATTTGAAAGAACAAGATACTCGCTTAATGTCTGGAATGAGTACTGATATTGAGGTTCGTGTAGCAGAAAGTCAGCAAGCACTTTTCTTACCTTTTCGATCGGTATATGAAACAGAAAATCGTGTTTTCGTAGAAATTTTTGCTCCAGACGGTTCTATTATTGAGAAGGATATTCGTATAGGATTGAGTGATGATGAGGGAAATATTGAAATTCTTTCTGGTTTAGAAGAAGGCGATATTGTTGTTGTTCGACCGAGAAAAAGCCTTTGATATTTTTTTGAGAAAAATTTTATGGTACCCCTTATTGTTTGTGATTCTCTCGTTAAATCTTATGAGAGTGAAGGTGTAAAAACCGATGTTCTTCGAGGAATTTCGCTTTCTATAGGAAAGGGGGAATTTGTTTCTATTATGGGACCATCAGGATCGGGAAAGTCTACCCTTATGCATATATTGGGCTTATTAGAGGTTCCAACGGGGGGTCTTTATACTTTTTATGACAAAAATGTGAAAGAACTTACTGAAAATGAGGTGGCTTATTTAAGAAATCAAAATATAGGTTTTGTTTTTCAATCTTTTAATTTATTACCTCGAACAAGTGTTTTTGAAAATGTCGAACTTCCTTTGCTGTATGATATTTATGATGAAGAAGAAAAAAGTTGTGACAGAGAAATAAAAACAATGAATCGAATAAAACGATTTTTTACGGGATCAACGAAGCAATGCCATGCTGAAAAAGTCAAGAAAGCTTTACTTTCAGTAGGAATGGATCATCGTATGACATATCGTTCGAATCAGCTTTCTGGAGGAGAGAAGCAACGAGTAGCTATTGCTCGTGCGCTTGTAAATAATCCTGAAATTATTTTTGCTGACGAGCCCACGGGAAATCTTGATTCCAAATCAGGTCTTCAGGTGATGCAAATTCTTCAGCAGCTCAACGATGCTGGTCATACTATTGTTTTAGTAACGCATGAAACCTATACAGCTGAGCATGCTAAAAGAATTATTCGTATTCTTGATGGAAAAATTGAATCAGATGAAACTCTTTTAGAATGGAGAGATGCTCGGTATGAAAGTAAATTAAAATAAATATACGTTTTTATTTTTGAAACGATGTGAGAAATTGGTTATATTTTCGTCGAAAGAAAAAATAATCTTATTGAGCGAAAGTGTGAAATGCATACCTCAAAACAAGAACTAAGAAAGTTTCTCAATATATTTAGAATAGTAAATGTTTTTCTGAAGCCGAGAATATATGATACGAAGACTACTACTCACATGGAAACTTGCCTGGTCAAATATGATGGCTGCAAAATTGCGGACATTTTTGACTGTATTAGGAATTGTTATTGGCATCTCTGCTGTTATGATTGTTATGAGTGTGGGTTCAAGCGCACAATCTCTTATTCTTGACCAAGTGAGAAATGTGGGATCTGATCTTGTTATTATTCTTCCTGGTGAATCTGAAGAAGATGGTCCTCCCGCCATAGCTTTTGGTGTTGCTATAACAACCCTCACCAATGAGGATGTGGAAGCTATGAAGAAAAAAGAAAATGTTCCATATGCTGTTTCTGTGGCAGGATATGCCAATGGAAGTACTATTGCTCAGTACAAGAATGAAAGTTTTAATGTGAATTTTAACGGAACATCTGCTGAATATATTAATGTAGAAAATGCGAAGATAGAGCGAGGAAGATATTTTACCCTTGACGAAGAAGCATCTCTTTCTCGCGTTGTAGTATTAGGGTTTACTCGGGCACGTGATCTATTTGGGGATATTGATCCTGTAGGGAAGCAGATTATGTTAGGAAATTTTTCTTTTCGTGTCATTGGTGTTCTAAAAGAACGAGGTTCGGTAGCTTTTTCTAATCCTGACACAGAAATATTTATTCCACTTTCAACTTCTCAAAAACTTATGCTGGGTGTGGACTATCTTACGTATGCCAGAATGAAAGTGAATGATGAAAAAAATATCGATATAACAAAATTACATGTCGAAAGACTTCTTCGAGATAGACATCATCTCGAATTTGGTGAGGCGAACGATTTTTCAGTTCGAGGCGCGGGAACAGCGCTTGATCTTTTGAAAAAAGTTACCGACGCACTAAAGATTTTTCTTGTAGGTGTTGCGAGTGTTGCTCTTTTGGTTGGAGGTGTGGGAATTATGAATATTCTTCTTATTTCTCTCAAACAGCGAATTCGAGATATTGGCTTAAGGAAAGCTCTAGGAGCTCTTAATAGTGATATATTTGCCCAATTTCTTGTAGAAGCAATTGGTATTTCTCTTGTAGGCACCGTGATAGGAGTGATTGTGGGTATTTTTGTAACATATGTAGTGGCTATCATTGTACAAAATCTTGGCTATAATTGGCCTTTTATATTGACATTTGAATCTGTGGGAATAGCTTTTGTTATCGCTTTGGCTATAGGAATTATTTTTGGTTTATATCCAGCAAAAAAAGCAGTGAAAATTTCTCCTACAGAAGCACTCCGATACGAATAAAAATATTTTATGAGAGCGTTTATACAATCAATTCGAATGGCTTTAAAAAATCTTTCGCAGAACGCGACAAGAACTTTTATTACGCTTATTGGTATCGTTTTATCGATAGCTGCCATTATTATGGTTATGAGCGCTGGAGAGAGTGTAAAACAATTTATTTTAGGACAACTTGGTGTTTTTGGAACAGATTTAATTCAAGTAGAACCACGAGTTCCTTCAGGGACAACAAGTCAAGATCGAAGCTCTACGAGTATTGTAAACGCTTTGACACGAATAACAACGCTTAATCTTGAAGATGGAGAAGCTATACAAAAGCTTGATAATATAGAAACATTTTCCGGAGGTTCTTTTGGACAAGGACAAATTCGATATAGTCGCGAGAGGAGTAGTTCTATGATCTTTGGGACAAGCCCTGATATGATTATTGTGGATGAAAATATCGTTATTTCTGAAGGACGATTTTATTCTGAAGAAGAAGATCGTTCATTGGGACAAGTAGCTGTTTTGGGAAGTGGCCTGAAAGAAAAACTTTTTGGGAATCGAAATGCTGTGGGTGAAAAAATTGAAATAAATGGAAAGGGTTACAGAGTTATCGGCGTTCTCAAAGAAAGGGGAGGTGCCGGATTCTTATCTTTTGATGATATGCTGTATATGCCTATTCAGACACTGCAAAAGAAAATTTTGGGTGTTGATTATGTAAGTTCTCTTACTGTAAAGGTGAAAGATAATAGTATCGTAAAAAAAACAGCCGAGGACGTTCGTGCACTTCTTCGAAAACGTCATAATATTTATGATGCAAAAAATGATGATTTTGAAGCGGTGTCTATTACGGAAGGACAAGAATTGGTAGAGGAAGTTTTTGGAGCTATATCTATTTTACTTCTTGCTCTTGCCTCGATTTCTCTTATTGTGGGAGGTGTAGGAATTATGAATGTAATGTTCGTTGCTATGGAAGAACGTATTTCCGAGATAGGTTTAAGAAAAGCAGTGGGTGCGAGGTCCGGAGATATTCTTTGGCAATTTCTTGTGGAAGCTGTGGTTATAGCACTTTTTGGTGCTTGTATAGGCTTGGCTCTCGGCGTTGGTTTGGTGTGGGTTATTATTGGAGTGCTTGGATATTTTGATATTGATGTTGCTTTTGGCGTAACTATGAATTCTATTTTTGTAAGTATTAGTTTTTCTGTTTTTGCGGGAATACTTTTTGGTTTGTATCCGGCGTGGCGAGCATCTCAAATTCCTCCGACCGAGGCTATGCGAGGATGAAAAATACAAAAATATTTGTTCATTTTTTCTTTCATCACAAAGTCAGTCAATTTTTTAAAGAAATTTATAAAAAATACCAAACATACGTATAAAATTTTCATCAATACATGATAAAAGTTTGAAAATTACAGGAAAAAATTAAGATAAATAAGTATCTCTTTACGAGTGAAGAAAGGCGGGATATATTAAGGAAAGAAAGATTGTATTACATTCTAGAATGGTAATATCTCATCATTATGAATATCGAACGATTTACGGAGAAATCCCAAGAACTTTTGAGAAATGCTCAGGAAGCGGCTATTTCTCGTTCTCAACAACAAATTGATACTTTTCACATAGCGTATGCCATGCTCCTTCAAGAAGGTTCTGTTGTGACAACTCTTTTGGATGCTCTTAGGGTTGATAGAATTAAAATTCAAGGGGAAATTCTTTCAGAAATAGAAAAACTTCCTACTGTTCCTTCTCCCTCTTCTCAAATTATTGTAACGAGTGATGCTGCTCGTATTTTAGAGCAAGCTAAAAAAGAAATGGAAGGAATGAAAGACGATTTTATTTCTACGGAGCATATATTTTTGGCTATTTTATCAGTTAAAAGCATTGTTTCTCGTATTTTTTTGCAGTACGGAGTAGAATATTCTAAAGTTTTGGAAGCTCTTTCTAAGGTTCGAGGATCTCATCGGGCAGACTCGCCCAACCCAGAAGGAAAATATCAAGCTTTAGAAAAATATTCTCAAAATCTTACTCAACTTGCTAGAGATCAAAAGCTTGATCCTGTGATAGGGAGAAATGAGGAGATCAGACGTGTTATGCAAGTTCTTTCCAGAAGAACGAAAAATAATCCTGTACTTATAGGAGAAGCAGGAACAGGAAAAACTGCTATTGCAGAAGGGCTTGCGTTAAGAATTATACATGGAGATGTCCCAGAGACGTTAAAAGAAAAAGAGTTAGTTTCTTTGGATTTGGGAGCACTTCTTGCAGGGGCAAAATTTCGGGGAGAATTCGAAGAGCGCCTTAAGGCGGTTCTTAAAGAAATTGAAGATTCTGATGGAAGATATGTTTTATTTATTGATGAACTCCATACTCTTGTGGGAGCAGGCGCTACGGAAGGGGCTATGGATGCTTCCAATATGCTCAAGCCGGCTTTGGCACGCGGAAGGCTCCGCACTATAGGAGCGACAACACTAAAAGAATACCAGAAATATATTGAAAAGGACGGCGCTTTGGAACGACGATTTCAACCAGTTTTTGTATCAGAGCCAAGCGTTGAAGATGCTATAGCCATACTTCGTGGAATTAAAGAAAAGTATGAACTTCATCATGGAGTAAAAATAACAGACACGGCTATTGTAAGTGCAGTAAATCTTTCTAAGAGATATATTAGTGATCGTTTCCTTCCTGATAAGGCTATTGATCTTATTGATGAGGCGGCTTCTACATTACGAATGGAAATTGATTCAATGC from Candidatus Moraniibacteriota bacterium includes these protein-coding regions:
- the recJ gene encoding single-stranded-DNA-specific exonuclease RecJ, with protein sequence MIWEIQPFHRQAQIFAKELNLDELLAHLLLARGIDSIQKANDFLTPDYEKHLHDPFLFPDLASIVRRIEKAIKKKEKIGVFGDYDADGVTGSAVLREALEGLGLEIVVHIPDKHKEGHGLSYEGIQVFEEAGIKLFFTVDCGITNKDEIAFAKKKGLDCIVVDHHHVPEIMPDALAIINPKIPHCGYPFNGLCGAGTAFKVAQGLYQKLAPEKEDQLKWLLDIVAIGTVADCMPIIDENRIFVRYGSVVLAKTRRVGLRELYTAGRIPINDSKHPDAMMIAFQIAPRINAAGRMAHARLAHDLLVETNKERAYSLAQELENHNTQRKKLSDRIVKDVRQRAKNEFEKRNTIVVADKEYPLGIVGLIAGKIAEEFSKPTIVLAEKEDEDVYQGSLRSSQGVNLMTVLEECSHFLEKYGGHAQAAGLTVKKENFKVFSDHFEFVVTKELGKGEKYEERLIDAEIFSQHITLEFLKYLHQFSPFGEGNPEPIFFIRDVLISDVRFLGNSNQHLKLKIRLEGEASWQIIDAIGFSLGEKFSDISVGEKIHLVGRLRENEWNGKISVQITIEDIRRSNQDDTKY
- a CDS encoding ribonuclease HI family protein, encoding MEYQKIYMYTDGASRGNPGPASIGVHIETLEKDYGEYIGETTNNDAEYQALIFGLKKIKALIGKEKAKKIAVECLLDSELVVKQLNHKYKILHETTRKHFLEIWNLMLDFSEVRFTHIFREKNTIADALANKALDERNKQTLFL
- a CDS encoding efflux RND transporter periplasmic adaptor subunit, with the translated sequence MKKILMSKWFWFLVFLGGGGYWWWASNQEKVPEYETVTVGRTTITEIIDLTGAVEPVSYADTSFEISGQVESVSVKIGDTVKEGQILARLEGAQYYASLSQAETAARIAETDERLARTRELTAGRKWDELKPEEREVIKLRSQQARQNASIAAAQLKKIYLRSPMEGIVTKFDLKVGEFTGVGSSSVRITSGKDFRIIADISESDIVQLAVGQEGTAKFDSLDVREKQGVVVREIEPEAKIIQGVVYYTVHFDLKEQDTRLMSGMSTDIEVRVAESQQALFLPFRSVYETENRVFVEIFAPDGSIIEKDIRIGLSDDEGNIEILSGLEEGDIVVVRPRKSL
- a CDS encoding ABC transporter ATP-binding protein, which codes for MVPLIVCDSLVKSYESEGVKTDVLRGISLSIGKGEFVSIMGPSGSGKSTLMHILGLLEVPTGGLYTFYDKNVKELTENEVAYLRNQNIGFVFQSFNLLPRTSVFENVELPLLYDIYDEEEKSCDREIKTMNRIKRFFTGSTKQCHAEKVKKALLSVGMDHRMTYRSNQLSGGEKQRVAIARALVNNPEIIFADEPTGNLDSKSGLQVMQILQQLNDAGHTIVLVTHETYTAEHAKRIIRILDGKIESDETLLEWRDARYESKLK
- a CDS encoding ABC transporter permease → MIRRLLLTWKLAWSNMMAAKLRTFLTVLGIVIGISAVMIVMSVGSSAQSLILDQVRNVGSDLVIILPGESEEDGPPAIAFGVAITTLTNEDVEAMKKKENVPYAVSVAGYANGSTIAQYKNESFNVNFNGTSAEYINVENAKIERGRYFTLDEEASLSRVVVLGFTRARDLFGDIDPVGKQIMLGNFSFRVIGVLKERGSVAFSNPDTEIFIPLSTSQKLMLGVDYLTYARMKVNDEKNIDITKLHVERLLRDRHHLEFGEANDFSVRGAGTALDLLKKVTDALKIFLVGVASVALLVGGVGIMNILLISLKQRIRDIGLRKALGALNSDIFAQFLVEAIGISLVGTVIGVIVGIFVTYVVAIIVQNLGYNWPFILTFESVGIAFVIALAIGIIFGLYPAKKAVKISPTEALRYE
- a CDS encoding ABC transporter permease, producing MRAFIQSIRMALKNLSQNATRTFITLIGIVLSIAAIIMVMSAGESVKQFILGQLGVFGTDLIQVEPRVPSGTTSQDRSSTSIVNALTRITTLNLEDGEAIQKLDNIETFSGGSFGQGQIRYSRERSSSMIFGTSPDMIIVDENIVISEGRFYSEEEDRSLGQVAVLGSGLKEKLFGNRNAVGEKIEINGKGYRVIGVLKERGGAGFLSFDDMLYMPIQTLQKKILGVDYVSSLTVKVKDNSIVKKTAEDVRALLRKRHNIYDAKNDDFEAVSITEGQELVEEVFGAISILLLALASISLIVGGVGIMNVMFVAMEERISEIGLRKAVGARSGDILWQFLVEAVVIALFGACIGLALGVGLVWVIIGVLGYFDIDVAFGVTMNSIFVSISFSVFAGILFGLYPAWRASQIPPTEAMRG